A genome region from Baekduia alba includes the following:
- a CDS encoding nuclear transport factor 2 family protein, which produces MPAAATTPTAVAESFLEAIVSGDPDRVAAHYAASVEVELPFGPPLLAGRTASGRDPVRAQLEASRDVRRYLRVEDAAIHAGADGETVLVEYTLHGEHLPGGAPFALRFAMVMTVRDGVIVHSRDYTDPVAAALLMGRGEELAAHLAGA; this is translated from the coding sequence ATGCCCGCAGCCGCGACCACGCCCACCGCCGTCGCCGAGAGCTTCCTCGAGGCCATCGTCTCCGGCGATCCCGACCGCGTCGCCGCGCACTACGCGGCCTCGGTCGAGGTCGAGCTGCCGTTCGGCCCGCCGCTGCTCGCGGGGCGCACCGCGAGCGGCCGCGACCCGGTGCGCGCGCAGCTCGAGGCCTCGCGGGACGTGCGGCGCTACCTGCGCGTCGAGGACGCCGCGATCCACGCGGGCGCCGACGGCGAGACGGTCCTGGTCGAGTACACGCTGCACGGCGAGCACCTGCCCGGCGGCGCGCCGTTCGCGCTGCGCTTCGCGATGGTCATGACCGTGCGCGACGGCGTGATCGTGCACTCGCGCGACTACACCGACCCGGTCGCGGCCGCGCTGCTGATGGGCCGCGGGGAGGAGCTCGCGGCCCACCTGGCCGGCGCGTAG
- a CDS encoding ABC transporter substrate-binding protein, with protein sequence MFRRALAALLVAAATVSAAGCAGTDSSDSRPDADADLMLDFTPNAVHAGIYLALQRGYDDAEGVHLDVHPPGESTDGIKALLSGQEDFALVDIHDLALADAKGKDIVGVMALVQTPLAAVLAADGASVKRPSDLEGRKVGVTGLPSDDAVLDSIVKGDGGDPGKVRKVTIGFNAVQALLSGKVAGATAFWNAEGVALKHQRPAAREFKVDDYGAPSYPELVLATTRETLETDAPVVRATIRALRRGYESAINDPDSAVSALTDEEPTLNRTLTSEQLDAVSPSFMAGADFFGQLQPAVLAKWATWEQRFGIVKKKPDVAAMFDTQVARSGLKSDPDA encoded by the coding sequence ATGTTCCGACGCGCCCTCGCCGCCCTCCTCGTCGCTGCCGCGACCGTCTCCGCCGCCGGCTGCGCGGGCACAGACAGCAGCGACAGCCGGCCCGACGCGGACGCCGACCTGATGCTCGACTTCACGCCCAACGCGGTGCACGCCGGCATCTACCTGGCGCTCCAGCGCGGCTACGACGACGCCGAGGGCGTCCACCTCGACGTCCACCCGCCCGGCGAGTCGACCGACGGCATCAAGGCGCTGCTCTCCGGCCAGGAGGACTTCGCGCTGGTCGACATCCACGACCTCGCGCTCGCCGACGCCAAGGGCAAGGACATCGTCGGCGTGATGGCGCTCGTCCAGACGCCGCTCGCGGCGGTGCTCGCGGCCGACGGCGCGAGCGTCAAGCGACCCAGCGACCTCGAGGGCCGCAAGGTCGGCGTCACCGGCCTGCCCTCCGACGACGCCGTCCTGGACTCGATCGTCAAGGGCGACGGCGGCGACCCGGGCAAGGTCCGCAAGGTCACGATCGGCTTCAACGCCGTGCAGGCGCTGCTGTCGGGCAAGGTCGCGGGCGCGACCGCGTTCTGGAATGCCGAGGGCGTCGCGCTGAAGCACCAGCGGCCCGCGGCGCGCGAGTTCAAGGTCGACGACTACGGCGCGCCGTCCTATCCCGAGCTGGTCCTCGCCACGACGCGCGAGACGCTGGAGACCGACGCGCCCGTCGTCCGGGCGACGATCCGCGCGCTGCGCCGCGGCTACGAGAGCGCGATCAACGACCCGGACTCGGCCGTCTCGGCGCTGACCGACGAGGAGCCGACGCTCAACCGGACGCTGACGTCCGAGCAGCTCGACGCCGTCAGCCCGTCCTTCATGGCCGGCGCCGACTTCTTCGGCCAGCTCCAGCCCGCCGTGCTGGCCAAGTGGGCGACGTGGGAGCAGCGGTTCGGGATCGTGAAGAAGAAGCCCGATGTCGCCGCGATGTTCGACACCCAGGTCGCGCGCTCGGGCCTGAAGTCGGACCCGGACGCGTAG
- the cofH gene encoding 5-amino-6-(D-ribitylamino)uracil--L-tyrosine 4-hydroxyphenyl transferase CofH, with protein sequence MRRRVTFSRNVTLSLSRTCVSHCKYCAFQTHQTHLHTPDEVLALLDGAAKRSVKELLVLTGDDPAHHPGVRARLQELGFPDFVAYVVWCCEQALERGLLPHTNLGAVSREELARLREVTASQGLMLESTRADLVAHQGSPTKDPELRLQTIRMAGELKIPFTSGILMGIGETREDRVDALRALAAVHEEHGHLQEVILQNFVPHRKYYGEEPADIATEAAERFWRTGLRDVGGRAVVGVPEWASAISLEDLVDVIAVARELMPGVGIQVPPNLSEHWPELVAAGATDLGGLSANGDHISPEHPFPSPHQVRKRLAQDGVALTERLCVYGKYLDPEWVEQHVLDVVKVKYWSFIPRRGSGRTEAPFAIQSDLVGPAVARGRAGEPLSIEELTAMFASTDASAIEEMRAGADALRAELAGDTVTFVVNRNINVSNVCVVGCAFCGFGQGKRSPDAYQHDEEEFRGRVREAVDYGATELCMQSGIHPDWKLDDYLHWLRVAKDEASQLHLHAYSPMEIAHMCDISGLPPAAVFAQLRDAGLGSTPGTAAEVLHDGVRERISPNKLPVARWVEIIEASHRAGLRSTSTVMFGHIEEPWELATHMHVVRELQERTGGITEFVPLSFIPFMTLLGRTHGVEEISREENLKHTAVFRLALGKSIRNVQASWVKMGLDAATEALRWGVNDLGGTLMEESISRLAGSYHGVKLDPPELVAAAHAAGRPAAERSTLYDILREHPLGAPREAAA encoded by the coding sequence GTGCGCCGTCGTGTGACCTTCTCGCGGAACGTGACGCTTTCGTTGTCGCGGACCTGCGTCTCCCACTGCAAGTACTGCGCCTTCCAGACGCACCAGACCCATCTGCACACGCCGGATGAGGTGCTGGCGCTGCTCGACGGGGCGGCGAAGCGGTCCGTGAAGGAGCTGCTGGTCCTGACCGGGGACGACCCGGCTCATCACCCGGGCGTTCGGGCCCGGCTTCAGGAGCTCGGCTTCCCGGACTTCGTCGCCTACGTCGTGTGGTGCTGCGAGCAGGCGCTCGAGCGCGGCCTGCTGCCGCACACCAACCTCGGCGCGGTGTCGCGCGAGGAGCTGGCGCGGCTGCGCGAGGTGACGGCGTCGCAGGGCTTGATGCTGGAGTCGACGCGCGCCGACCTCGTCGCCCATCAGGGGTCGCCGACCAAGGACCCGGAGCTGCGGCTGCAGACCATCCGGATGGCCGGCGAGCTGAAGATCCCGTTCACGTCGGGGATCCTGATGGGGATCGGGGAGACGCGCGAGGATCGGGTCGACGCCCTGCGGGCGCTGGCCGCGGTCCACGAGGAGCATGGCCACCTGCAGGAGGTCATCCTCCAGAACTTCGTCCCGCACCGGAAGTACTACGGCGAGGAGCCGGCCGACATCGCGACCGAGGCGGCCGAGCGGTTCTGGCGCACGGGGCTGCGCGACGTGGGCGGGCGGGCCGTGGTCGGCGTGCCGGAGTGGGCTTCGGCGATCTCGCTGGAGGACCTGGTCGACGTGATCGCGGTCGCGCGCGAGCTGATGCCCGGCGTCGGGATCCAGGTGCCGCCGAACCTGAGCGAGCACTGGCCCGAGCTGGTCGCGGCGGGCGCGACGGACCTCGGTGGGCTGAGCGCCAACGGCGACCACATCTCGCCCGAGCACCCGTTCCCGTCGCCGCACCAGGTGCGCAAGCGCCTGGCGCAGGACGGCGTGGCCCTGACCGAGCGGCTGTGCGTGTACGGCAAGTACCTGGACCCGGAGTGGGTCGAGCAGCATGTGCTGGATGTCGTGAAGGTCAAGTACTGGTCCTTCATCCCGCGCCGCGGCTCGGGGCGGACGGAGGCGCCGTTCGCGATCCAGTCAGACCTCGTCGGGCCCGCGGTGGCGCGGGGGCGCGCCGGCGAGCCGCTGTCCATCGAGGAGCTCACCGCGATGTTCGCGTCGACCGACGCGAGCGCGATCGAGGAGATGCGCGCCGGCGCCGACGCGCTGCGCGCCGAGCTGGCGGGCGACACCGTGACGTTCGTCGTGAACCGCAACATCAACGTGTCCAACGTCTGTGTCGTCGGCTGCGCGTTCTGCGGGTTCGGGCAGGGCAAGCGCTCGCCCGACGCCTACCAGCACGACGAGGAGGAGTTCCGGGGGCGCGTGCGCGAGGCGGTGGACTACGGCGCGACCGAGTTGTGCATGCAGTCGGGCATCCATCCCGATTGGAAGTTGGACGACTACCTGCACTGGCTGCGGGTCGCGAAGGACGAGGCGTCGCAGCTGCATCTGCACGCCTACTCGCCGATGGAGATCGCGCACATGTGCGACATCAGCGGGCTGCCGCCGGCCGCGGTCTTCGCGCAGCTGCGCGACGCCGGGCTGGGGTCGACGCCGGGGACCGCCGCGGAGGTGCTGCATGACGGCGTCCGCGAGCGCATCAGCCCCAACAAGCTGCCGGTCGCGCGGTGGGTCGAGATCATCGAGGCCTCGCATCGCGCCGGGCTGCGGTCGACGTCGACGGTGATGTTCGGCCACATCGAGGAGCCGTGGGAGCTGGCGACGCACATGCACGTCGTCCGCGAGCTGCAGGAGCGCACGGGCGGGATCACGGAGTTCGTGCCGCTGTCGTTCATCCCGTTCATGACGCTGCTGGGGCGCACGCACGGGGTCGAGGAGATCTCGCGCGAGGAGAACCTCAAGCACACCGCGGTGTTCCGGCTGGCGCTGGGCAAGTCCATCCGCAACGTGCAGGCGTCGTGGGTGAAGATGGGCCTGGACGCGGCGACCGAGGCGCTGCGCTGGGGCGTCAACGACCTCGGCGGAACGTTGATGGAGGAGTCGATCTCCCGCCTGGCCGGGTCGTACCACGGCGTCAAGCTGGATCCGCCGGAGCTGGTCGCGGCCGCGCACGCGGCCGGGCGGCCGGCGGCCGAGCGGTCCACGTTGTACGACATCCTGCGCGAGCACCCGCTGGGCGCGCCGCGCGAGGCGGCGGCGTAG
- the greA gene encoding transcription elongation factor GreA, whose translation MAEAITREGLAQLKSELEELEGEGRRTIAQRILVARELGDLSENAEYHAAKEDQAHLETKIARLTERLRNATVVESDADATVVTFGATVNVTEVSSGRSSSYTIVGATEADLKTGRLSAESPVAKALIGAAPGDTVAVSTPSGTRQFKVDSLG comes from the coding sequence ATGGCCGAAGCGATCACCCGCGAAGGATTGGCACAGCTCAAGAGCGAGCTCGAGGAGCTCGAGGGGGAGGGCCGGCGCACGATCGCGCAGCGGATCCTCGTCGCTCGCGAGCTCGGCGACCTGTCCGAGAACGCGGAGTACCACGCCGCCAAGGAGGACCAGGCGCACCTCGAGACGAAGATCGCCCGCCTGACCGAGCGCCTGCGCAACGCGACCGTCGTCGAGTCCGACGCGGACGCGACGGTCGTCACCTTCGGCGCCACCGTCAACGTGACCGAAGTGTCCTCCGGCCGCTCATCGTCCTACACGATCGTCGGCGCGACCGAGGCCGACCTGAAGACCGGACGCCTGTCGGCCGAGTCACCGGTGGCCAAGGCCCTCATCGGGGCGGCGCCGGGCGACACCGTCGCGGTCTCGACCCCGTCCGGCACCCGCCAGTTCAAGGTCGATTCGCTGGGCTGA
- a CDS encoding ABC transporter ATP-binding protein codes for MTSTTTTVGSTVRVEDVVKRYTLDEGVELVAADRVSLTVEPGAAVALTGPSGSGKSTLLHLVGGVDRADAGAIFVDDREVTALDGDALAAHRRHVGFVFQRFNLLGALTARDNVLAPVVPFKVGFDKAARAAELLAAVGLAGRERSLPSRMSGGQQQRVAIARALVWSPGLLLADEPTGNLDSRTGAAILDLLLSLRAERGTTILLATHDPVVASRCDRLVRLQDGHVTDDVDLRAGDVDVAALLAGGGA; via the coding sequence ATGACGAGCACAACGACAACGGTGGGATCGACCGTCCGCGTCGAGGACGTCGTCAAGCGCTACACCTTGGACGAGGGCGTCGAGCTCGTCGCGGCCGATCGGGTGTCGCTGACCGTCGAGCCGGGCGCGGCGGTCGCGCTGACCGGCCCGTCGGGGTCGGGCAAGTCCACGCTGCTGCACCTCGTCGGCGGGGTCGACCGCGCCGACGCGGGCGCGATCTTCGTCGACGACCGCGAGGTCACGGCGCTGGACGGCGACGCGCTGGCCGCCCATCGCCGCCACGTCGGCTTCGTCTTCCAGCGGTTCAACCTGCTCGGCGCGCTGACCGCGCGCGACAACGTGCTCGCGCCGGTCGTCCCGTTCAAGGTCGGCTTCGACAAGGCCGCGCGGGCGGCCGAGCTGCTCGCCGCGGTCGGGTTGGCGGGCCGCGAGCGCTCGCTGCCGTCGCGGATGTCCGGCGGCCAGCAGCAGCGCGTGGCGATCGCCCGGGCGCTGGTCTGGAGCCCGGGCCTGCTGCTCGCCGACGAGCCGACGGGCAACCTGGACTCGCGCACCGGCGCGGCGATCCTCGACCTGCTGCTGTCCCTGCGGGCCGAACGCGGGACGACGATCCTGCTGGCGACGCACGATCCCGTGGTCGCATCCCGCTGCGATCGCCTCGTGCGCCTCCAGGACGGCCACGTGACCGACGACGTGGACCTCCGCGCCGGCGACGTCGACGTCGCAGCGCTGCTGGCCGGAGGCGGCGCTTGA
- a CDS encoding ABC transporter permease yields the protein MLRLIAAELRHRRGRALALLAGIAVATASFTVLTGASESSRLEVRGDVAQHFRTAYDVLVRPRGAVQPLERDEGLVQQAFASGTFGGITMDQYHEIRRTPGVDVAAPLAVFGYVLPTATIPVRLGDQLSPGPRSAFRVRTTWRADRGRVTVREPDSYVYVTRRPTRPDTGHIIGSPTIVQADEDLGARGYVPICPIASAPASPFSRAARSYLHCWSTRSGRNGLAPYGLAGTAPEDLGAAVQYPFPLLVAGIDPAAEAKLSGLDHTVVTGRYLRDGDTARVGEHRQVVPMLMATATNLDLSARADARRLPTSAADAVFAARDDRGAVKRTLAGARPGPVLARETVGARDAYATLIAQLRQPMGLDATWTSGQPRYTQLGPRHLVAQPIRSDPYIWGSALEVTGNTAGFVTVPATAHGTGFRRLDENTGTFAYNYPLPEIQAVGTFDPRRLTGFGDPDVMPLDPLQRSVATVADAASRRALGSGTLQPDGNMAGYLTQAPTVLTTLAARSMFLQPRVFGRSVERQQAQPISVVRVRVRGVHGPDKASRERIRLVAERIAAHTGLQVDVTAGASETPVRVDVPASGFGRPAVALREGWVKKGVATAILSAVDRKSLVLFFLVLLVCALFCVNATSAAVRSRSVELGVLACVGWPRRQLFSYLLIEVGVVGLAAGLVGLLVALPAGAALGLPVGGLRAFVAVPAATVLALAAGAVPAARAARSDPLEAVRPAVRPTGSARPIRSVRGLAIRNLLRVPGRTALGVVSLGVGVFALTALLAVTAAFRGAVVGTVLGDAIAVQVRTADYLAVGATLVLGGLAVADVLYLNLRDRSAEIATLRATGWREGQLTRLVALEGLGLGVVGGVLGAGIGLAAAVAFTGELTTAMPLVAGGAALLGILIAVGASLPPAAALRRLPTATLLAEE from the coding sequence GTGCTGCGCCTCATCGCCGCCGAGCTGCGTCACCGCCGCGGCCGCGCCCTGGCGCTGCTGGCGGGGATCGCGGTGGCGACCGCGTCGTTCACGGTCCTGACGGGCGCGTCGGAGTCCTCGCGGCTCGAGGTCCGCGGCGACGTCGCCCAGCACTTCCGGACCGCCTACGACGTGCTCGTCCGGCCGCGCGGCGCGGTCCAGCCGCTGGAGCGCGACGAGGGCCTCGTCCAGCAGGCGTTCGCGTCCGGCACCTTCGGCGGGATCACGATGGACCAGTACCACGAGATCCGGCGCACGCCGGGCGTGGACGTGGCGGCGCCGCTGGCGGTGTTCGGGTACGTGCTGCCGACGGCGACGATCCCGGTCCGGCTGGGCGACCAGCTGTCGCCGGGCCCCCGCAGCGCGTTCCGGGTGCGCACGACGTGGCGCGCCGACCGCGGCCGCGTGACCGTCCGGGAGCCCGACTCCTACGTGTACGTCACGCGCCGGCCGACCCGCCCCGACACGGGCCACATCATCGGGTCGCCGACGATCGTGCAGGCCGACGAGGACCTCGGCGCCCGCGGCTACGTCCCGATCTGCCCGATCGCCAGCGCCCCGGCCTCGCCGTTCTCGCGCGCCGCGCGGTCCTATCTGCACTGCTGGTCGACGCGCAGCGGCCGCAACGGGCTCGCGCCGTACGGCCTGGCGGGGACCGCTCCCGAGGACCTCGGCGCCGCCGTGCAGTACCCGTTCCCGCTGCTGGTCGCCGGCATCGACCCCGCGGCCGAGGCCAAGCTGTCTGGCCTGGACCACACCGTCGTGACGGGCCGCTACCTGCGCGATGGCGACACGGCGCGCGTCGGCGAGCACCGCCAGGTCGTGCCGATGTTGATGGCCACCGCGACGAACCTCGACCTGTCGGCCCGGGCCGACGCCCGGCGCCTGCCCACCAGCGCGGCCGACGCGGTGTTCGCCGCGCGCGACGACCGCGGCGCGGTCAAGCGCACGCTCGCCGGCGCGCGGCCGGGGCCGGTGCTCGCCCGCGAAACGGTCGGCGCGCGCGACGCCTACGCCACGCTGATCGCCCAGCTCCGCCAGCCGATGGGCCTGGACGCGACGTGGACGAGCGGCCAGCCGCGCTACACGCAGCTCGGCCCGCGCCACCTCGTCGCGCAGCCGATCCGCAGCGACCCCTACATCTGGGGCTCGGCCCTCGAGGTCACGGGCAACACGGCGGGGTTCGTCACCGTCCCGGCCACCGCGCACGGCACCGGCTTCCGGCGGCTGGACGAGAACACCGGCACGTTCGCCTACAACTACCCGCTGCCGGAGATCCAGGCGGTCGGCACATTCGACCCGCGCCGGCTCACCGGCTTCGGCGACCCGGACGTCATGCCGCTCGATCCCCTGCAGCGCTCGGTGGCGACCGTCGCGGACGCCGCGAGCCGCCGCGCGCTGGGGTCCGGGACCCTGCAGCCGGACGGGAACATGGCCGGCTACCTGACGCAGGCGCCGACGGTGCTGACGACGCTCGCCGCGCGCTCGATGTTCCTGCAACCTCGCGTGTTCGGGCGGAGCGTCGAGCGCCAGCAGGCACAGCCGATCAGCGTCGTGCGCGTGCGGGTCCGCGGTGTGCACGGCCCGGACAAGGCCTCGCGGGAGCGGATCCGGCTGGTGGCCGAGCGCATCGCGGCGCACACCGGGCTGCAGGTCGACGTGACGGCGGGCGCCTCGGAGACGCCGGTGCGGGTCGACGTCCCGGCCTCCGGCTTCGGCCGGCCGGCCGTGGCGCTGCGCGAGGGCTGGGTCAAGAAGGGCGTGGCGACGGCGATCCTCAGCGCGGTCGACCGCAAGTCCTTGGTGCTGTTCTTCCTGGTGTTGCTCGTGTGCGCGCTGTTCTGCGTGAACGCGACGAGCGCCGCCGTGCGGTCACGTTCGGTCGAGTTGGGGGTCTTGGCGTGCGTGGGCTGGCCGCGGCGACAGCTGTTCTCGTACCTCTTGATCGAAGTGGGCGTCGTCGGCCTGGCCGCGGGGCTGGTCGGGTTGCTGGTGGCCTTGCCGGCCGGCGCGGCGCTGGGGCTGCCGGTGGGCGGCCTGCGGGCGTTCGTCGCCGTGCCGGCGGCGACGGTGCTGGCGCTGGCCGCGGGCGCGGTGCCGGCGGCGCGCGCGGCGCGCAGCGATCCGCTGGAGGCCGTGCGCCCCGCGGTGCGCCCGACGGGCTCGGCGCGGCCGATCCGGTCGGTCCGCGGCCTCGCGATCCGCAACCTGCTGCGCGTGCCGGGCCGGACGGCGCTCGGCGTCGTGTCGCTCGGCGTCGGCGTCTTCGCGCTGACCGCGCTGCTGGCCGTGACGGCGGCGTTCCGCGGCGCGGTGGTCGGGACGGTGCTCGGCGATGCGATCGCGGTGCAGGTCCGGACGGCCGACTACCTGGCGGTCGGCGCGACGCTCGTGCTCGGCGGCCTGGCCGTCGCCGACGTCCTGTACTTGAACCTGCGCGACCGCTCGGCGGAGATCGCGACGCTGCGCGCGACCGGCTGGCGCGAGGGCCAGCTCACGCGGCTGGTGGCGTTGGAGGGACTGGGCCTGGGCGTCGTGGGCGGCGTCCTCGGCGCCGGGATCGGCCTGGCCGCGGCGGTCGCGTTCACCGGCGAGCTGACCACCGCGATGCCGCTGGTGGCCGGTGGCGCCGCGCTGCTTGGCATCCTGATCGCGGTCGGCGCGTCGCTCCCACCGGCCGCCGCCCTGCGAAGACTGCCCACCGCGACCCTGCTGGCCGAGGAATGA
- the cofE gene encoding coenzyme F420-0:L-glutamate ligase yields the protein MTLVTARALAGLPEVRAGDDLAALIAGAHGAGGFAPGAVLVVAHKVVSKAEGRVVALRDVVPGERALTLAAQLGKDPRQVEVILRESAEVVRAEHGVLISRTHHGFVCANAGVDASNAAAADELILLPVDPDASARALRGALGRLGAGSPAVLIADSFGRAWRHGQCDVAVGIAGLAPLEDWRGRTDAHGRALRATWIAIADQAAAAADLARGGKDAGEPAVVVTGLERHVLPAGDDGPGVQALVRGREEDLFG from the coding sequence ATGACCCTGGTCACCGCGCGGGCCCTCGCGGGCCTGCCGGAGGTGCGCGCGGGCGACGACCTCGCGGCGCTGATCGCCGGCGCCCACGGCGCCGGCGGGTTCGCGCCCGGAGCTGTGCTGGTGGTCGCCCACAAGGTGGTGTCCAAGGCCGAGGGCCGCGTGGTCGCGCTGCGCGACGTCGTGCCCGGCGAGCGCGCCCTGACGCTCGCGGCGCAGCTCGGCAAGGACCCGCGCCAGGTCGAGGTCATCCTGCGCGAGAGCGCCGAGGTGGTGCGCGCCGAGCACGGCGTCCTGATCTCCCGCACCCACCACGGCTTCGTGTGCGCCAACGCGGGCGTGGACGCGTCCAACGCGGCCGCCGCCGACGAGCTGATCCTCTTGCCCGTCGACCCGGACGCCAGCGCGCGGGCCCTGCGCGGCGCCCTGGGGCGGCTGGGCGCCGGGTCCCCCGCGGTGTTGATCGCCGACTCCTTCGGCCGCGCCTGGCGCCACGGCCAGTGCGACGTCGCGGTCGGGATCGCCGGCCTGGCGCCGCTCGAGGACTGGCGCGGCCGGACCGACGCGCACGGCCGCGCGCTGCGGGCCACGTGGATCGCGATCGCCGACCAGGCAGCCGCGGCCGCCGATCTGGCCCGCGGAGGCAAGGACGCGGGCGAGCCCGCGGTGGTCGTCACGGGCCTGGAGCGCCACGTGCTGCCGGCCGGCGACGACGGCCCGGGGGTCCAGGCGCTCGTCCGTGGTCGCGAAGAGGACCTGTTCGGTTAG